The following proteins are co-located in the Paenibacillus sp. JNUCC32 genome:
- a CDS encoding NAD(P)/FAD-dependent oxidoreductase, producing the protein MTELHDVVIIGGGPAGLNAALVLGRARKDVVLIDEGKPRNRVTRETHGFLTRDGTSPSEFRRIAREQITAYPSVRFVENTAAAVEGVDGDFRITTGEGTIYRSKKLLFAVGKKDSPLDVNGLADVYGKSAFVCPYCDGWELRDQPLVVIAKGAGALHFAKVIAGWSDRYTICTNGPDELTDEQRQELKDHDVPLFNSPIHRIESNEGMVRQVVLEDGAVIPCTGIFFAPKLVPGSELPAAVGCDINEGGSVVIDAFGKTSVPGVYSAGDAATEMYQAIAAASMGAMAAAAINGELLNERWNR; encoded by the coding sequence ATGACGGAATTGCATGATGTCGTTATTATCGGCGGAGGTCCGGCAGGATTGAATGCTGCGCTGGTATTGGGAAGAGCGAGGAAAGACGTGGTATTGATTGACGAAGGAAAGCCGCGAAACAGGGTTACGCGGGAAACCCACGGTTTTCTTACGAGAGACGGCACAAGCCCATCGGAGTTTCGCCGCATAGCAAGAGAACAGATTACCGCCTATCCCTCCGTCCGCTTCGTAGAGAATACAGCTGCCGCCGTAGAGGGAGTCGACGGTGATTTCCGGATTACCACGGGAGAGGGAACGATATACCGGAGTAAAAAGCTGCTGTTCGCCGTTGGGAAGAAGGACAGCCCGCTGGATGTTAACGGATTAGCCGACGTATACGGAAAGAGTGCCTTCGTCTGCCCATACTGCGATGGATGGGAATTGAGGGACCAACCGCTCGTCGTCATTGCCAAGGGTGCGGGGGCGCTGCATTTTGCCAAAGTGATCGCAGGGTGGAGCGACCGGTATACCATCTGTACGAACGGACCGGATGAACTGACGGATGAACAACGGCAGGAATTAAAGGATCATGACGTGCCTCTATTCAACTCCCCGATTCATCGCATTGAATCGAACGAGGGGATGGTGCGGCAAGTCGTATTGGAGGATGGAGCGGTCATTCCGTGCACGGGCATCTTTTTCGCGCCGAAGCTGGTCCCTGGTTCAGAATTGCCGGCGGCTGTAGGTTGCGATATCAATGAAGGTGGAAGTGTGGTCATTGATGCCTTCGGCAAAACGAGCGTGCCGGGCGTCTACAGCGCCGGTGATGCAGCCACCGAGATGTATCAGGCCATTGCGGCCGCTTCGATGGGAGCCATGGCAGCGGCCGCCATCAACGGCGAGCTGCTTAACGAACGATGGAATCGTTAA
- a CDS encoding glycosyltransferase, producing the protein MAASLNNSSKTQGVSIITCTNRPNYIKNLFHNFARQSHAKKELIIVVNDSTIALSPYQQIANKHRNIQIYRMPEHVTLGACLNYAVSKTKYGIVAKFDDDDYYAPHYLSDSLKSLRRSNADIIGKRAHYMYLQGSKTLILRFPNDENRTVTMLPGATLIFKKHVFNKVRFPNQSVGEDDLFCTRSKRKGFKVYSGSKYHFTAVRRKNSSGHTWIISDQELMAKHPKVPNVRDFKKFVQRTTGGGRA; encoded by the coding sequence ATGGCAGCAAGCTTAAACAATTCATCCAAAACGCAAGGCGTATCCATTATTACCTGTACGAATCGCCCTAATTATATTAAAAACTTGTTCCATAATTTCGCTAGACAATCCCATGCCAAGAAAGAGCTCATTATCGTCGTCAACGATAGTACAATCGCCCTCTCTCCTTACCAGCAAATAGCCAACAAGCATCGAAACATACAAATCTACCGCATGCCGGAGCATGTCACTTTGGGTGCGTGCCTAAATTACGCCGTAAGCAAAACGAAATACGGCATCGTTGCCAAATTCGATGATGACGACTACTACGCCCCCCACTATTTGTCGGACAGCCTGAAGTCGTTAAGAAGATCGAACGCCGATATTATAGGGAAACGTGCACATTATATGTATTTACAAGGCTCCAAAACTCTAATTCTACGCTTTCCTAACGATGAAAATCGAACCGTAACCATGCTGCCGGGGGCTACGCTCATATTTAAGAAGCACGTCTTTAACAAAGTACGCTTTCCGAATCAAAGCGTCGGTGAAGACGATCTTTTTTGCACAAGAAGTAAAAGAAAGGGCTTCAAAGTCTATTCCGGCAGCAAGTATCATTTTACGGCAGTGCGGCGGAAAAATTCATCCGGTCATACATGGATCATTAGCGATCAGGAACTCATGGCCAAGCACCCTAAAGTTCCGAATGTGCGAGATTTCAAAAAATTCGTACAGCGGACGACCGGAGGCGGTCGAGCATGA
- a CDS encoding glycosyltransferase — MTHRSSSPSQHAVSIITCTKRPECLHNLLENYARQNYRNKELIVILNHGSLKLPEYQMAAKSYRNVRIYSKPERLSLGSCLNYGVKVSKHGLIAKFDDDDYYAPDYLNESVRLMIKTRADIVGKRAHFMQLAGQKALLHRYPNMANQWVRLVQGATMLVKRHVFDQVAFPNQNRSECVQFCADCIARNYRIYSGSPYHFLANRRRNSTNHTWIVSDKNLLTQHVKKLNVDNAKKFVSRG; from the coding sequence ATGACGCACCGGTCATCATCCCCATCACAGCATGCCGTATCGATCATCACCTGCACCAAAAGACCGGAATGCCTGCACAATCTGTTGGAGAATTACGCCAGACAGAATTACAGGAACAAAGAGTTAATCGTCATCTTAAATCATGGCAGTCTCAAGCTGCCGGAATATCAAATGGCAGCCAAGTCATATCGCAACGTCAGAATATATAGCAAACCGGAACGATTATCACTCGGCAGCTGCCTTAATTATGGAGTCAAGGTCTCCAAACACGGCCTCATTGCTAAATTTGACGATGATGACTATTACGCACCTGATTATTTGAACGAAAGCGTCCGTCTCATGATCAAGACTCGCGCTGATATTGTAGGAAAGAGAGCGCACTTCATGCAGCTTGCCGGACAAAAAGCTCTTCTGCACCGTTACCCTAACATGGCCAATCAATGGGTTCGCCTTGTTCAAGGGGCGACCATGCTGGTTAAACGGCATGTATTCGATCAAGTAGCGTTCCCGAATCAAAATCGCAGCGAGTGCGTCCAATTTTGTGCTGATTGTATAGCTCGTAACTATAGAATATACTCGGGCAGTCCGTATCATTTCTTAGCGAATCGAAGACGCAACTCCACCAATCACACCTGGATCGTCAGTGACAAGAATCTATTGACTCAACATGTTAAAAAGCTGAACGTAGACAATGCAAAGAAATTCGTGAGCAGAGGCTAA
- a CDS encoding AraC family transcriptional regulator, giving the protein MAAEITSVYKVQIPSARLIGKRYTDEHRNAAGSFADQWEEWFANGWFEKIGQLGCLPESEGASYGLMRMNGIQFEYWIGMLFPKHIEVPEGFDHADLEEGAAGICWLYGKDNGELFGMEPHKRCMAKIAEQGWSLDENPWFFERYHPVRFMMPDEQGNVILDYGVYLK; this is encoded by the coding sequence ATGGCTGCAGAAATTACCAGTGTGTATAAAGTACAGATCCCGTCCGCGCGCTTGATCGGCAAACGGTATACGGACGAGCATCGAAATGCGGCAGGAAGCTTCGCGGACCAGTGGGAAGAATGGTTCGCCAATGGCTGGTTCGAAAAGATCGGGCAGCTTGGTTGTTTGCCGGAATCGGAGGGTGCTTCTTATGGTCTTATGCGAATGAACGGGATTCAGTTTGAATATTGGATCGGTATGCTTTTCCCGAAGCATATCGAAGTGCCGGAAGGATTTGACCATGCGGATCTGGAAGAAGGCGCTGCGGGTATATGTTGGTTATATGGCAAGGATAACGGGGAGCTGTTCGGTATGGAGCCTCATAAACGATGCATGGCGAAAATCGCCGAACAAGGCTGGAGCTTGGATGAGAACCCGTGGTTCTTTGAACGTTATCATCCAGTCCGTTTCATGATGCCGGATGAGCAGGGGAATGTCATCTTGGATTATGGCGTTTATTTGAAATGA
- a CDS encoding cytochrome P450, translated as MEKIKPIPKEEGLDHSLNVLREGYLFITNRTIGFQSDIFETRLLGERAICMRGEEAARLFYDRDKFVRSGAAPKRVLKTLFGEDGVQTLDGEEHHHRKAMFMSLMSREALHNMRAITRKHWEFAVSRWESKDSVKIYEEAQEILCRVACEWAAVPLPEAEAEEKTGWLAAMIEATAAFGIKHMKGRNARTKAEKWIQGLVVDVRSGKADPPQGSTLHTMSWHRDLRGELLDKETAAVEIINILRPIVAVAIYVSFTALAVIQQEHEREKLMTSDEKRLTHFVQEVRRFYPFFPFAPARARKDFTWNGYAFDKGVLTILDLYGTNHHPGLWDQPELFKPDRFEHWNGSPFNFIPQGGGDHHTGHRCAGEWITLEIMKESLDFLANRMSYEVPVQDVSFGFHEMPSLPHSRIVIRKVKALH; from the coding sequence ATGGAAAAGATCAAACCGATTCCGAAGGAAGAGGGACTTGATCATAGCTTGAATGTGCTGCGAGAAGGCTATTTGTTCATCACGAACCGAACCATCGGCTTTCAATCCGACATATTCGAAACCCGTCTATTGGGGGAACGTGCCATCTGCATGCGCGGAGAAGAAGCGGCCAGGCTGTTCTATGACCGGGATAAGTTTGTGCGAAGCGGCGCAGCCCCGAAGCGCGTGCTGAAAACCCTGTTCGGCGAAGACGGGGTGCAGACGCTGGATGGCGAAGAACACCATCATCGCAAAGCCATGTTTATGTCCTTGATGTCCAGGGAAGCTCTTCATAACATGAGAGCAATCACCCGCAAACATTGGGAGTTTGCCGTAAGCCGGTGGGAATCCAAGGATAGCGTCAAGATTTATGAGGAGGCCCAGGAAATTCTCTGCCGTGTGGCTTGTGAGTGGGCGGCCGTGCCGCTTCCCGAAGCTGAAGCAGAGGAGAAAACGGGCTGGCTTGCTGCCATGATCGAGGCTACAGCGGCTTTTGGCATCAAGCATATGAAGGGAAGAAACGCCAGAACGAAGGCGGAAAAATGGATTCAGGGGCTCGTTGTCGACGTACGCAGCGGAAAAGCGGATCCGCCGCAGGGCAGCACGCTGCACACGATGTCTTGGCATCGCGATCTTCGCGGCGAACTTCTGGATAAAGAAACCGCAGCGGTAGAAATCATTAACATTCTCCGCCCGATCGTCGCCGTTGCCATTTACGTAAGCTTTACCGCCTTAGCTGTCATTCAGCAGGAGCATGAGCGCGAGAAATTGATGACGTCCGACGAGAAACGGCTCACGCATTTTGTCCAGGAGGTCCGGAGATTCTACCCATTCTTCCCCTTTGCCCCAGCGCGTGCACGAAAGGACTTTACCTGGAACGGATATGCATTCGATAAAGGCGTGCTGACGATCCTTGATTTATACGGAACGAACCATCATCCCGGCCTATGGGATCAGCCGGAGCTGTTCAAGCCGGATCGCTTCGAACATTGGAACGGAAGTCCCTTTAACTTCATCCCTCAAGGCGGCGGAGATCATCATACGGGACACCGCTGTGCCGGGGAATGGATTACGCTTGAGATCATGAAGGAGAGTCTGGACTTTCTGGCTAACCGGATGAGTTATGAAGTGCCCGTGCAGGACGTAAGCTTCGGCTTTCATGAGATGCCGTCTCTTCCTCACAGCCGGATCGTCATTCGAAAAGTAAAGGCCCTACATTAG
- a CDS encoding aldo/keto reductase: MKTMKLGSSSLEVPVVAVGCMRINSLEKAEAERFVQSALEEGANFFDHADIYGGGACEEIFADAIHMNAEVREKIILQSKCGIRQGMFDFSKEHILNSVDGILKRLRTEYLDVLLLHRPDALVEPEEVAEAFDQLESSGKVRHFGVSNQNPMQIQLLKKAVKQPLVANQLQLSITNTTMIQSGINVNMENDAAVNRDGSVLDFCRLHDITIQPWSPFQYGFFEGVFLGSDKFPELNQKIDEIAEKYNVTNTTIAIAWLLRHPAQMQPIIGTMNINRLKDCIKAGDVTLTREEWYAIYRAAGNILP, from the coding sequence ATGAAAACGATGAAACTAGGAAGCAGTTCACTGGAAGTACCTGTTGTAGCCGTTGGTTGCATGCGCATAAATTCGCTGGAAAAAGCCGAAGCCGAACGTTTCGTGCAATCCGCACTGGAGGAAGGAGCCAACTTCTTCGACCATGCCGACATTTATGGCGGCGGAGCTTGCGAGGAGATTTTTGCAGATGCGATACATATGAATGCGGAAGTCCGCGAGAAGATCATTCTTCAATCCAAATGCGGTATCCGTCAGGGCATGTTCGATTTCTCCAAAGAGCATATCTTGAATTCCGTCGACGGCATCCTCAAAAGACTTCGTACCGAATATCTCGACGTTCTCCTGCTCCACCGTCCGGATGCTTTGGTTGAGCCTGAAGAGGTGGCTGAAGCATTCGATCAGCTCGAGAGCTCGGGGAAAGTGCGTCATTTCGGCGTATCCAACCAGAATCCGATGCAGATCCAGCTGTTGAAAAAAGCGGTGAAGCAGCCGCTCGTAGCCAACCAGCTGCAGCTTAGCATCACGAATACCACCATGATTCAAAGCGGAATCAACGTGAATATGGAGAACGACGCCGCGGTTAACCGCGATGGCAGCGTTCTTGATTTCTGCAGACTGCACGACATTACGATACAGCCTTGGTCGCCTTTCCAATACGGGTTCTTCGAAGGCGTATTCCTTGGAAGCGACAAGTTCCCTGAGCTTAACCAGAAGATCGATGAAATCGCTGAAAAATATAACGTTACCAATACGACGATTGCCATTGCTTGGCTTCTTCGCCACCCTGCACAAATGCAGCCCATCATCGGAACGATGAATATCAACCGTTTGAAGGACTGCATCAAAGCAGGCGATGTCACGTTGACTCGCGAGGAATGGTACGCCATTTACCGCGCGGCCGGCAACATCCTTCCTTAA
- a CDS encoding FAD-binding dehydrogenase has protein sequence MKYDVIVVGAGLSGLVATAEMAEAGKRVLLLDQEPESSIGGQAWWSFGGLFLVDSPEQRRLGIRDSRELAWQDWLGAAGFDREEDEDLWGRKWAEAYVDFAAGEKRAWLHSLGIRFFPVVGWAERGGYLAEGHGNSVPRFHIVWGTGPGVVQPFESRVRDAIRSGVVDYRPRHQVDELITRENAVIGVRGSVLAPSSAGRGEESSREVVGDYEYYAEAVVVSSGGIGANHELINQHWPSRLGKPPRAMLSGVPAHVDGRMLGITEQAGGRVVNRDRMWHYTEGIKNWDPVWSKHGIRILPGPSSVWLDAKGQRLPAPNFPGFDTLGTLKAIQDTGFDYSWFLLTRKVIEKEFALSGSEQNPDLTGKSIRKVLGRVGSGIPGPVQAFLDHGEDFVVADSLPELVDGMNKLAGSDLVKLDDLKRQLAARDREMDQAFTKDLQITALRGARNYIGDRLVRVAKPHKFLDPAHGPLIAVRLHILSRKTLGGLQTDLSGRVLSAFGEPVPGLYAVGEAAGFGGGGVHGYRALEGTFLGGCLFTGRQAGRSIAQL, from the coding sequence ATGAAATATGACGTCATCGTGGTAGGAGCCGGCTTATCGGGTCTCGTAGCTACCGCCGAAATGGCCGAGGCCGGCAAGCGGGTGCTGCTGCTTGACCAGGAACCGGAAAGCTCTATTGGCGGGCAGGCATGGTGGTCTTTTGGCGGTTTATTCCTTGTCGATTCGCCCGAGCAGAGAAGACTGGGGATCCGGGATTCCCGTGAACTGGCATGGCAGGATTGGCTTGGAGCCGCTGGTTTCGATCGGGAGGAGGACGAGGATTTGTGGGGGCGGAAATGGGCCGAGGCTTATGTCGACTTTGCCGCCGGCGAGAAGCGGGCATGGCTGCATTCGTTAGGAATTCGGTTCTTCCCAGTCGTTGGCTGGGCGGAACGCGGGGGATATCTCGCCGAGGGCCACGGCAATTCCGTTCCGCGTTTTCATATTGTGTGGGGAACAGGGCCAGGTGTCGTACAGCCATTTGAGTCCAGGGTCAGAGACGCCATCCGTTCCGGCGTAGTTGATTATCGTCCGCGTCACCAAGTCGATGAGCTGATTACGCGCGAGAATGCTGTCATCGGAGTAAGGGGCTCGGTACTTGCACCGAGTTCGGCCGGCCGGGGCGAAGAAAGCTCCCGCGAGGTCGTTGGCGACTATGAATATTATGCGGAGGCTGTGGTTGTCTCCAGCGGAGGCATCGGCGCCAACCATGAGCTGATCAATCAGCATTGGCCGTCCCGGTTAGGTAAGCCTCCACGAGCGATGCTCTCCGGCGTTCCCGCGCATGTGGACGGACGGATGCTGGGAATAACGGAGCAAGCCGGCGGGCGGGTCGTCAATCGAGACCGGATGTGGCACTACACGGAAGGGATTAAGAACTGGGACCCGGTATGGTCCAAGCACGGCATCCGGATACTGCCGGGTCCATCGTCAGTATGGCTTGATGCCAAGGGGCAACGGCTTCCTGCTCCGAATTTCCCGGGCTTCGATACGCTGGGAACCCTGAAAGCCATTCAGGATACGGGCTTTGACTATTCCTGGTTTCTTCTGACCAGAAAGGTCATTGAGAAGGAATTTGCCCTGTCCGGCTCGGAACAAAACCCGGATTTGACCGGAAAGAGCATCCGTAAAGTGCTGGGAAGAGTTGGCTCGGGCATTCCTGGCCCTGTGCAGGCATTTCTGGATCACGGCGAGGATTTTGTTGTCGCCGATTCACTGCCCGAGCTTGTGGACGGCATGAATAAGCTTGCAGGCAGCGATCTGGTCAAGCTGGACGATTTGAAGCGTCAGCTTGCCGCAAGAGACCGCGAGATGGACCAGGCTTTTACCAAGGATCTGCAGATCACGGCGCTCCGGGGAGCAAGGAATTATATAGGCGATCGTTTGGTGCGCGTAGCCAAGCCGCATAAATTTCTTGATCCGGCCCATGGTCCATTGATTGCGGTGCGCCTGCATATTCTTAGCCGAAAAACACTGGGCGGGCTTCAAACGGATCTCTCGGGGAGGGTGCTGAGTGCATTCGGCGAACCGGTTCCCGGGCTCTACGCGGTCGGAGAAGCGGCCGGCTTTGGTGGTGGGGGCGTTCATGGTTACCGTGCATTGGAGGGAACGTTTTTGGGCGGCTGCCTGTTTACGGGAAGGCAGGCGGGGCGGAGCATTGCACAACTGTAA
- the cobA gene encoding uroporphyrinogen-III C-methyltransferase, translating into MVYIVGAGPGDPELITLKALRRIQEADVIMYDRLVNDELLSYAKKDALLVYCGKAPGRHSLPQERINENMVAFALDGHHVVRLKGGDPLIFGRGGEEACELAARGIPFEFVPGVTSAVGASSSAGIPLTHRGASTSVAFVSGTSCHGNEQSVRWDLLAHSVDTLVVYMGVSRMDGICKEMIAHGKPPWTPAAIVEQGTWAEERIFTGTLGTIYRISHRMNVKNPALLIIGEVVRVREQLLKLAAEAQEKTG; encoded by the coding sequence ATGGTGTATATCGTTGGCGCAGGTCCGGGAGACCCGGAGCTGATTACGCTGAAAGCCCTCCGGCGTATCCAGGAAGCGGACGTCATCATGTACGATCGGTTGGTGAACGATGAGCTGTTGAGCTACGCGAAGAAGGATGCTTTGCTTGTATACTGCGGCAAGGCACCCGGACGCCATTCTCTTCCGCAGGAAAGGATCAACGAGAACATGGTGGCCTTTGCCCTTGATGGTCATCATGTCGTCAGACTCAAGGGAGGCGACCCGCTGATCTTCGGTCGAGGGGGAGAGGAAGCTTGCGAATTGGCTGCACGCGGCATTCCCTTCGAATTCGTGCCAGGCGTTACCTCGGCTGTGGGTGCTTCCTCGTCCGCAGGAATTCCTCTGACTCACCGCGGAGCCAGTACCTCGGTTGCTTTTGTCAGCGGAACGAGCTGCCATGGTAATGAGCAGAGCGTGAGGTGGGACTTGCTGGCGCACAGCGTGGATACGCTTGTGGTGTACATGGGTGTCAGCAGAATGGATGGCATCTGTAAAGAGATGATCGCTCATGGCAAGCCGCCGTGGACTCCCGCTGCCATCGTCGAGCAGGGAACCTGGGCAGAAGAGAGAATCTTCACGGGTACGCTCGGAACCATCTACAGGATTTCTCATCGGATGAACGTGAAAAATCCGGCCCTGCTGATCATTGGAGAAGTGGTGCGGGTCAGAGAGCAGCTCCTGAAACTGGCGGCGGAGGCGCAGGAGAAGACCGGTTAA
- a CDS encoding formate/nitrite transporter family protein codes for MDYVKPDQVMHDMIEAGAAKARLKTSQMLIRGILSGAILACATTLAFTASTQTNIPMAGALLFPVGFVIIVVLGLELVTGSFALLPLTVLQKKGWLWNQIPVLIGSFIGGSVFTGAMLYFAQYGFGKRRGVARMATGYSGLGIMEATAVSVEIRR; via the coding sequence ATGGATTACGTGAAACCGGATCAGGTGATGCATGACATGATCGAGGCTGGGGCCGCGAAGGCGCGGCTGAAGACTTCGCAGATGCTTATTCGCGGCATACTGTCCGGCGCTATCCTGGCATGCGCCACCACGCTAGCATTTACGGCTTCGACCCAAACGAATATCCCGATGGCGGGCGCGCTCCTATTTCCGGTTGGCTTTGTCATCATTGTAGTGCTGGGCTTAGAGTTGGTCACCGGAAGCTTTGCGCTCTTACCGTTAACCGTTCTGCAGAAGAAGGGGTGGCTCTGGAATCAAATCCCCGTGCTTATAGGTAGCTTTATCGGCGGATCGGTATTTACCGGGGCGATGCTGTACTTTGCCCAATATGGATTCGGCAAGAGACGCGGGGTTGCGCGGATGGCGACCGGCTATTCAGGCCTCGGAATAATGGAGGCGACGGCAGTTTCCGTCGAGATCAGACGATGA
- the nirD gene encoding nitrite reductase small subunit NirD, with protein sequence MAKLHVGYVNEIDPKGSRTIEIGGTEIALFRLSDGNILAVENKCPHKGGKLSEGMVCGKQVHCPLHDWKIDLCSGQVQEPDTGHVNTYQIEVDPASGAIYLLDRTA encoded by the coding sequence ATGGCGAAACTGCATGTAGGATACGTGAACGAAATCGATCCTAAGGGATCAAGAACCATTGAAATCGGGGGAACGGAAATTGCGCTGTTCCGCTTGTCGGACGGGAATATTCTGGCCGTCGAAAACAAGTGCCCGCATAAAGGAGGCAAGCTTTCGGAAGGTATGGTGTGCGGGAAGCAAGTGCACTGTCCACTGCATGATTGGAAAATCGATCTGTGCAGCGGACAGGTTCAAGAGCCGGACACGGGTCATGTAAACACTTATCAGATAGAAGTGGATCCGGCAAGCGGCGCGATTTACTTGCTGGATCGTACAGCTTAA
- the nirB gene encoding nitrite reductase large subunit NirB — translation MTKKKLVMIGNGMAGVRAIEHLIKLAPEAYEITIFGAEPHPNYNRIMLSSVLAGGTDLKEIMINDWDWYKENRIQLHAGHTVNRIDTLHRKVFSEQGAVAPYDALIIATGSNPFMLPLPGADKEGVIAFRDIQDCETMVKTSQQYKKAVVIGGGLLGLEAARGLLHLGMDVSVVHLNPYLMERQLDETAAKMLQRELETQGMTFLLNKNSESISGRKRVRALHFTDGSSVETDLIVMAVGIKPNVSLAQSSGIEVNRGIVVNDYMETNVPDVYAVGECAEHRGIAYGLVAPLYEQGAVLAKHLAGVETSGYAGSVTSTKLKVSGVDVFSAGHFADPEGTRSMRYQDEVEGVYKKIVVREDRLIGAVMFGDTGDGPKLFSLMKSGESIRGREKELLLGFAPNAGVVSPEQRLAQLADDEIICGCNGVSKEAIKDAILTKNCNTVASVKACTKASGSCGGCKPLVEGLVQLYAGDAAGEPVKEGICGCTSLGRDEIITEITRLGLGTVKEVMNVLGWDNPEGCSKCRPSLNYYLGMLFPESYVDEKESRFTNERYHANIQKDGTYSVVPRIYGGVTSPSELKKIAEIAEKFDVPMVKITGGQRIDLLGVKKEDLPRMWEELDMPSGYAYGKALRTVKTCVGSTFCRFGTQDSIGMGVRLEKEFERLSTPAKVKLAVSGCPRNCAEATIKDFGVVAIDGGWELHVGGNGGVHVRATELLCVVKTEDEVVEWAGAFIQYYRENAQWNERTSVWIERVGLDHVKKALEKKEDRAALVSRIKLALSKQKDPWKEITSDSGLRKNFVPLPDAEAVTK, via the coding sequence ATGACAAAAAAGAAGTTAGTAATGATTGGGAATGGCATGGCAGGAGTGCGGGCTATCGAGCATTTAATCAAGCTTGCGCCCGAAGCGTATGAGATTACGATATTCGGAGCGGAGCCTCATCCGAACTACAATCGGATCATGCTGTCATCCGTCCTCGCAGGCGGAACCGATCTGAAGGAAATCATGATTAATGACTGGGATTGGTACAAGGAGAACCGGATCCAATTGCATGCAGGACATACGGTGAACCGGATCGACACGCTGCATCGCAAAGTATTCTCCGAACAAGGAGCTGTCGCTCCATATGATGCTTTGATTATTGCGACCGGCTCCAATCCGTTTATGCTGCCTTTGCCGGGTGCCGACAAGGAAGGCGTGATCGCCTTTAGGGACATCCAGGATTGCGAAACGATGGTGAAGACGTCGCAGCAATATAAGAAAGCGGTGGTCATCGGGGGAGGCCTCTTGGGCCTGGAGGCCGCTCGAGGTCTTCTGCATCTGGGCATGGATGTATCCGTGGTTCACCTGAATCCCTATTTAATGGAACGGCAATTGGACGAGACGGCAGCCAAAATGCTGCAGCGTGAACTCGAAACACAAGGAATGACGTTTTTGCTGAATAAAAATTCGGAATCGATCTCGGGTCGGAAGCGGGTGAGGGCGCTCCATTTTACGGACGGGAGCAGCGTCGAGACCGATCTGATCGTGATGGCCGTCGGGATCAAGCCAAACGTCTCTTTGGCACAGTCCTCCGGGATCGAGGTTAATCGCGGGATCGTCGTTAACGACTATATGGAGACGAACGTCCCCGACGTCTATGCGGTGGGCGAATGCGCGGAGCATCGGGGCATCGCTTATGGTCTTGTAGCCCCGCTATACGAACAAGGAGCGGTACTCGCCAAGCATCTGGCAGGTGTGGAGACGAGTGGATATGCCGGTTCCGTCACGTCAACGAAATTAAAGGTATCCGGCGTGGATGTATTCTCCGCAGGTCATTTTGCAGACCCGGAAGGAACCAGATCCATGCGATATCAAGACGAGGTCGAAGGGGTATACAAAAAAATCGTCGTCCGCGAAGACCGGCTCATCGGGGCTGTTATGTTCGGCGATACGGGGGATGGACCGAAGCTGTTTTCGCTCATGAAGAGCGGGGAATCCATCAGGGGCAGAGAGAAAGAGCTTCTGTTAGGCTTCGCGCCTAATGCAGGCGTTGTATCACCGGAGCAGCGGCTGGCTCAGCTGGCGGATGATGAGATCATTTGCGGCTGTAACGGCGTATCGAAAGAAGCGATCAAAGATGCCATTCTTACGAAGAACTGCAATACCGTCGCATCCGTTAAAGCTTGTACCAAAGCTTCGGGATCCTGCGGCGGCTGCAAACCTCTTGTCGAGGGACTCGTTCAATTATACGCCGGGGATGCTGCCGGGGAGCCGGTAAAAGAAGGGATATGCGGATGTACTTCGCTGGGGAGAGATGAAATTATCACCGAGATCACCCGTCTTGGACTGGGTACCGTGAAAGAAGTGATGAATGTGCTGGGATGGGACAATCCGGAGGGGTGCTCCAAGTGCCGTCCATCGTTGAACTACTATCTCGGCATGCTGTTTCCGGAATCCTACGTGGACGAGAAGGAATCCCGTTTCACGAACGAGCGGTACCATGCCAACATTCAGAAGGACGGCACGTATTCCGTGGTGCCTCGGATATACGGTGGGGTGACGTCGCCTTCGGAGCTAAAGAAAATCGCCGAGATTGCAGAAAAATTCGATGTGCCGATGGTCAAGATTACGGGCGGACAGCGGATCGATCTGCTCGGCGTCAAGAAGGAGGATCTGCCGAGGATGTGGGAGGAGCTGGATATGCCTTCCGGTTATGCCTACGGTAAAGCCCTCCGTACGGTTAAAACTTGCGTAGGGTCCACGTTTTGCAGATTCGGCACGCAGGACTCCATAGGTATGGGCGTGCGTTTGGAGAAAGAATTTGAGCGGCTGAGCACCCCGGCCAAAGTGAAACTGGCGGTTTCCGGATGTCCTCGGAACTGCGCGGAAGCCACCATTAAGGATTTTGGCGTTGTGGCAATTGATGGCGGCTGGGAATTGCACGTCGGCGGCAATGGAGGCGTTCATGTCCGGGCCACGGAATTGTTATGCGTCGTAAAGACCGAAGACGAGGTAGTCGAATGGGCCGGAGCCTTTATCCAATATTACCGCGAAAACGCACAATGGAATGAACGGACGTCGGTTTGGATCGAGCGAGTGGGCCTGGACCATGTGAAAAAAGCATTGGAGAAGAAAGAGGACCGCGCCGCTCTTGTTTCCAGAATAAAGCTGGCTTTAAGCAAGCAAAAGGATCCGTGGAAGGAGATTACGTCAGACAGCGGGCTTCGTAAAAATTTCGTGCCTTTGCCTGACGCCGAAGCTGTGACGAAATAG